The sequence CACCCGCAACACCGATGACAGTGCATTCGCCCCACCCTTTGTGGCAGGCTTCCAAAGCAGAACGCATCAAGTCAACATTGCCAACCGCTTCGAACGTATAGTCCAAACCACCGTTGGTCATATCGATCAGGACTTCGTGGATCGGAGCCGCGTAATCTTTGGGGTTCACGCATTCGGTCGCGCCAAGCGACTTGGCCAGCGGAAATTTATTCGGATTTACGTCAACGCCGATAATCCGAGACGCGCCTTTCAAAACAGCCCCTTGGATGACGGCCATCCCAACAGCGCCGAGACCGAAAACAGCGACCGTTGAACCCGGCTCGACCTTGGCTGTATTCCGGACCGCCCCAATGCCTGTCGGAACGGCACACCCCATGACAGACGCCTTGGACAGCGGCGCGTCCTTCGAAATCTTGGCAACCGAGATTTCGGGAAGCACCGTGTATTCGCTAAAGGTGCTTGTCCCCATATAGTGTTTGATCTCCTTGCCCTTGTAGGAAAAGCGCGATGTTCCATCCGGCATCACACCGGCACCCTGCGTTGCGCGGATGGTCTGGCAAAGGTTGGTCTTTCCCGATTGGATATAAGGGCAGTTGGGATCCTCGGGCACATAGAGGGGGATCACATGGTCACCGGGTTTGACGGATGTGACGCCTTTGCCGATGTCTTCCACAATCCCGCAGCCTTCGTGGCCCAGAACACAAGGGAAAAGACCCTCTGGGTCCTCGCCTGACAATGTAAACACATCTGTATGACACAGGCTCGTGGTGACGATCCGCACCAAGACTTCGCCTTCTTTGGGGCCTTCCAGATCAATCTCTTCGATTTCCAATGGTCGGTTTGGTTCCCATGCGATGGCTGCACGCGTTTTCATGTGGTGTCCTCCCTCAAAGGCTCAGTGAACGTGTCCGTAAGTTTCATCGGACTCAATATCTGTGATCGGATCGAGGACGAGGACGAGACGCGTCTCGCCAGTCCCTTCAATCGGTGGCGATCTATGCAAAAGGCCGGGCGTTGCGGCACTTGGCCAGTCCGTCCCACGCAAAATCATGGGGCTGCCCGTCGGCAGGTCATGGATTTGCTGAGGGTTCTCGCCCTTGGTGCCGTTTCCGTATTGCGTCGCTTTTCCGCGGTAGGTGCAGAGCAAACGCGCCGTCACGGCGTCGATATGGAATTTGCGGCAGGCATTGGTCGTCACCACATCGAGCCGAAGCCGAAGGTAACGGCTGTCCATGATACTGGAAAACATGGCCGCAAGCGCGGCAATGTCATCGATCAACATTGTGCGTTCTGCGCAATCCGCCAACCCAAACGCCTCAGTGAGGTCGGTCATGGCGTCGCGCACCATTTCTGCACGCAACATGATCCGCGCGCGGGGCAAATCCTTGGGATTAAGGCTGTCAATCCATGTTTGAAAACGTCTCAAAGGTTCCCGTTTCCAAATTGCCGCAGAGCAGGCAGGGTCCTTGATAGAGGTGAGACCCTTGGGCGTCGTCGACAGAGCGACACCAACGCTTTGCGCAGCAACCAGGTTTTGGTGAAGTGTCATGCGGCCTCCTGCGCACGTCTCCAAGCGGGGAATGGGTCGGGCAAGTCGGGCAGCGCGTCGGGACCCGGGGCCAGATGCTCGGGCACCAGGCAAGAATCCAGGGACGCCTTCAATGCAGACCAGTCAATCCCTGCACCGATAAAGACCAATTCCTGACGCCGGTCGCCCCAGGGTTCTTGCCAATGCTCCGCCATATAGGAGCGCGCGCTTTCATGGGTCGGCCAGCGGTCTTGGGGCACCGACGCCCACCAGGTGCCCAGCGGTTGGATCGACGACAGTGCACCGGCCAGGGAAAACTCGGCCACCCAACCAGGGCGGGTCGCAATCCAGAAATGCCCCTTGGCACGGATCACACCCGGCAAATCGCTTTTGAGAACATTCAGGATTTTTTCTGGCTCAAAGGGTTGGCGGGCACGATAGACAAAGCTGGCAACGCCATACTCTTCGGTCTCTGGCACGTGGTCCGCAAAGCCGTAGAGTTCTTTGGCCCACATCGGATGCTCATGCGCCTTTTCAAAGTCGAACATCCCCGTATCGAGGATCGCATCGCTGGCAACATTCGAATGGTCCGTCTCAATGATCTTGGCGTCTGCATTGAGGGACCGGATGATCTGGCGGGCTGCATTGACCTTTTCGCGGCCAGCATCCGTCACCTTGTTCAGGATCACCACATCCGCAAATTCAATCTGCTCAACCAGCAGGTTGACTAAGGTGCGCTCGTCCTCTTCGCCCAGCGTTTCATCGCGATCACTTAGGAAATCCTGGCTGGAATAGTCCGCTGTCAGGTTCACGGCATCGACCACCGTTACCATCGTGTCGAGGCGCGACACGTCAGACAGGCTGTCGCCATTTTCGTCGCGGAAATCGAAAGTCGCGGCCACGGGGAGGGGTTCGGAAATGCCGGTGGATTCAATCAGCAGATAGTCAAAGCGGCCCTCTCCGGCGAGGCGTCGCACCTCGTCCAGCAGATCATCACGCAACGTGCAGCAGATGCAGCCATTGGACATCTCCACCAGCGTTTCGTCGGTCCGGCTGAGCTCGTTGTCCGCGCGCACAAGGTCTGCGTCAATGTTCACTTAGGACATATCGTTTACGATCACCGCGACGCGGCGCCCTTCGCGGTTGTTGAGCACACGGTTGAGAAGGGTGGTTTTTCCGGCTCCGAGAAATCCGGAAAGCACTGTGACGGGGAGGCGTTGGTCTAGCATGGAAAACTCCGGCTTGTATCTGATGTTATAATATAACATACGAGTTGGGCGAGATATGCAACTGTCAGAGTTACATAAGTTTGTCTCAAACCATATAGCCCGGATTTGTGGTCCCAGCCGAACCCAAAAACAGGACGATCCAACCGATGATCTGCGATGCAGAAACAGGCTTTCCTGATCACCTCTCGGTCGCAATTGTGGGCGCCGGACCTGCGGGTATCGGGGTTGCGCGTGTTTTGCGCGATTTGGCCATTCCAGATGTATGGGTGTTCGAACGCGGACAAATCGGGCAGAGTTTTCGCGACTGGCCCAAAGAAACACGGCTGCTCACCCCGTCATTTCCAGGCAACGTCTTCGGCGTCACAGACCTGAACGCAATCAGCTTTGACAGCTCTCCGGGCTGGTCGTTGCGCAGCGAGCATCCAAGCGGTGCGGCATATGCGCAATACCTTGACCAAGCGGCTGACATGTTTGGCGTAAATGTCCAATGCGGCATCGATGTGCGCGCAGTTGAACCCGTCGACAATGCCTTCAAACTAGAAACCAGCAGGGGCCCGGTGACAGCGGATTATGTCATCTGGGCCTGCGGGCATTTTGGCGCGCCAACCGATGCAGGTTTGCTGGGGTCCGAGCTTGGACGGCACTACGGCACGGTCGAGAGCTGGGACGATATCGAAGAAGACGAAGTCTTTGTTATAGGGGGCTACGAAAGCGGCATCGACGCAGCCATTGGACTTGCCCAAAAGGGCAAGAATGTCATTGTCCTGGACCGCGGCGCCCCCTGGTTGGACGGGGACAAAGATCCAAGTCGAAGCCTCTCACCCTACACGCAGCAGCGCCTCGACACCTTCCGCAGGTGCCTTTCCATAACACTTCTGCCGGATGTTGAAGTCATCGCCTTAGAACAGGAAGGCAGCGGGGCGCATATTCTGGCGGCGGATGGCCGGTCTTGGCTTTCTGATGGGCCGCCGGTGTTGGCTACAGGGTTTGTTGGCGGGACACAGCGGGTGTCCCAATGGTTTGAATACGGGGAAGATGGGGTGCCCCTTCTCACCGCGCAGGATGAATCAACCGCAATGCCGGGCTTGTTTCTTGTCGGGCCCGAAGTCTCGCATCAGGGACATCTGTTTTGCTTCATCTACAAGTTTCGCCAGCGCTTTGCAGTGGTTGCGCGCGCCATCGCCGCGCGGATGGGCGCGGATACATCCGTCTTGGAGATGTATTACGAAAACAACATGTTCCTCGACGATTTAACCTGCTGCGATGACGACAAATGCCTGTGCTAAGGCGGAACGGAGCGTTGGCGCGATGACCCTACAAGACCCAGCCATTTCAAACAGGAATGACGACACGCCTGCGTCGTTCAGCACGTCCGTGTTTTTGCTTGGTGCGATCTCGCTTGGCGGGTTTGTTGGCGTGATGTCACCGGCCTCCAGCGCGACACTTTCGCGGGGCATCGACATTACGCTCCTCTTGATGATCTTTTTGCTGTTCTTCGAGCTGCGTCTCAGCTCACTGTTCAGTGCCGTTACGAACATACGGTTCCTGGCAATGGCATGGAGCGCGAATTTCCTGATCATTCCAATCGTCGGATTGTGCATCGCGAGCCTCTTCTTCTCAGACCACCCCGTGCTCTTTGCCGGGCTGATGATTTACTTCCTCGCGCCGTGTACGGACTGGTTTCTTGGGTTTGCACGCTTGGCCAAAGGCGACACCGAACTGGGCGCGACGCTCATTCCCGTCAACATCATCACCCAGCTTCTGCTGTTCCCGTTTTGGCTGTGGCTGTTTGCGAACGGAGCCGGGCTGGCTGATCTTTCCCCGATGTCGACAAGTCTGCTGCAATGGTTTTTGGTGCCAATGATTGCAGCCCAAGGGGCGCGATGCGCCGCAGAGCGTCTTCTGCCAATGCAGCAGCGTGTGGCCGTTATGTCTTGGGTAAGCCGGGGCCTGAACTTCGTGCTAGCAGCCCTGATATTTCAGATCTTTGCAATGCATATCGGTGACATCGCGGGGCAATTGGATGTGGCGGCGATGGTCGCTGCGGCGGTGCTCTTCTTTTTCATTGCAACATTTGCCGTCGGCGAGGTTTTATCGCGCCTGGGCGAATTGAAGTACCCGCAACGCGCTTTGCTTTCTATGACCATGGCCGCCCGAAACGGGCCTTTAATGCTCGCCCTGACCGCCATCGCAGTCCCGGATCAGCCGTTGATATTGGCCGTCATTGTTGCAGCCATGCTGGTCGAGATACCGCTGCTGACCGCGCTCTACCAGTTACTGCTAAAGATCAGACCTGAAAGGTGAAACAACATGTCCCTCGTACCAACCTCATACGAAGACTGGAAACACTGCATCACTATAAAGTGCGGAATTCCACTCACATCAGACTATGTCGCCGAACGCCTCACCGCCCTGCATGATCACACCGATTATCAAACCGAAAAGTTTATCAATCGTTGGGGCGCAGCGCATCACGCGCGCACCTTGGCGTGGTTTGAGCAGGCTGCAAAAGAGCTGTCTCAGGATTAGGATCTACTTCGCACGCAATGTCGCGACAGATTTGGGCCAAGGATCTGCGAAGTCTTCGCCCGCCTGCCAGGCCGCGATCTCATCATCAGTACAAAAGCACGTCTGCAAAGCCTCGACAAACTTATCAAGCTCCAATTCGTCCCCGATCACTGTCAATTGGCATCGTCGGTCGCCAAAATCGGGATGCGCCTCGGTGAGCTTGGCGCGCATTGCGTCTCTCTCCCAGTCCGACAAGTTCAAGCTGCCGTCTTCGAGTGCGCTGATCCGCCAGTAATTCACGATCTCCAGCCCGACGCTACCACCGGTCTGGTTCCATAGTAGCATCAGGTTGTCGCGCGTTGGCAGCCAAAAGAAGCCTTTGCTGCGGTAGATGCCGATCCCAAGAGCTTGCGTATACACGTTGTAGAGCCGCTGCGGATGAAAGGGTCGCGGGTCGCGCAGAACCCGGTTACCGATCTTATAGGTTTCTGGCTGAGCGATGGGCGCGGCACTGTGTTCGGCCTCCCATTCGGTCAGCTCCTTCCCAAACGCTTTTACTCTTTCAAAATCGTAGAGCGGCATCGCCAGAACCTTTTCCAGGCTCACGTTGCCCCATTGCATAGCCAGTACATCGGCGCGGGGATTGAGCGGATGCACAGCTTCAGCCACCTGTTGCAGCACGTCACGCGATACCTTGTCGGCTTTGCTCAGCAGCAGGCGATTGGCAAACATGACCTGTTCGGCGAGCAGGTTCGCGACACCGCGCTTAGCCAGCCGCCAGGTTTTGGCTGGCCACCGGGTGGATCGCCCGCCCGAAATCATGGTCCTGTCGTAAAACCACGGTGTCCACGACAGACAAAAATCCGTGCAAGCGCAGCTGAGGCAGTGCGCGGATGGCTTCCAACAGCGGCCAAGGGTGGGTACTGCCAGAGGTTTCAATGATAAGGTGCGTGACCTTTCCATCCGCGAGAACTTTTTCGACCGCCTCGCGAAACTGGCGGAGCCCCTCTTCACTGCTGATACTTTTCCCGGAATCGAAGCGAAATGCGGACTTCTGCGCGAGATAACTTCACTGGTGTCGAGCACAGAACCGTCCACATCCAACGTGCTCATCTCATTGACGATGACACCGAGAGTAACGTTGTTCAGGTCTCGCGCTTGAACCAGAAGGCTCTGCATCAATGTCGTTTTGCCCGCGCCAAGAAAGCCGTTTAGAATCGTGGTGTCTATGGGCATCCGTTTTTCCTGCAAATAGCTGTCTAGTGTTACATAGTAACATTCTGAGGAGGCCGAAATCGGAAAACACAATGGACTGGGATAATTGTCTGGAGGCTCTGACGACCAACCAATCCTCTATTGAATGGAGAAGTTTGAAACCGCTCCGATCCAATTGCAGTCATTGCGCTGTCGATGCGGCCAAAATCGAGCCTCGCGAACGGCCGCAATGATGACATGTTCCGCGCTGCAACAGAACATACGCTGCAGGCGCAAAAGGATGCTGCGTCAGCAATGCTCAAAAACCCAAGGTTGGGTCTGTCCGCGTTGCAGTCATCTAGGTCTAGAACTAGCTTGCCGCAACGCCGCAAGTCCGCTCTGAGCCCGAACTGCAAGTTTAATTTATACGCTACACGCGCTCACATCACGGAAAATGCTGCAGTTGCACTGATCTTGATGCCCTATCGAGAAGCAAGAAGCGGTCATTGTTCACTGAGCAGCGGGCTTAAGTTGAAAACAGGTTAATGGTTCAAGAATTAGCGTTCTTTAGAGACGCAATCATTCGCTGCATAATGCCTATCATTTGTCG comes from Yoonia sp. GPGPB17 and encodes:
- a CDS encoding S-(hydroxymethyl)glutathione dehydrogenase/class III alcohol dehydrogenase; the encoded protein is MKTRAAIAWEPNRPLEIEEIDLEGPKEGEVLVRIVTTSLCHTDVFTLSGEDPEGLFPCVLGHEGCGIVEDIGKGVTSVKPGDHVIPLYVPEDPNCPYIQSGKTNLCQTIRATQGAGVMPDGTSRFSYKGKEIKHYMGTSTFSEYTVLPEISVAKISKDAPLSKASVMGCAVPTGIGAVRNTAKVEPGSTVAVFGLGAVGMAVIQGAVLKGASRIIGVDVNPNKFPLAKSLGATECVNPKDYAAPIHEVLIDMTNGGLDYTFEAVGNVDLMRSALEACHKGWGECTVIGVAGAGQEISTRPFQLVTGRVWRGTAFGGVLGRSQLPGMVDEWLRGDFRVDPYITHHMNHNQINTAFDLLKAGQSIRSVIHFQPNETMTVNSLPGQIVPE
- a CDS encoding DUF1826 domain-containing protein, whose product is MTLHQNLVAAQSVGVALSTTPKGLTSIKDPACSAAIWKREPLRRFQTWIDSLNPKDLPRARIMLRAEMVRDAMTDLTEAFGLADCAERTMLIDDIAALAAMFSSIMDSRYLRLRLDVVTTNACRKFHIDAVTARLLCTYRGKATQYGNGTKGENPQQIHDLPTGSPMILRGTDWPSAATPGLLHRSPPIEGTGETRLVLVLDPITDIESDETYGHVH
- a CDS encoding NAD(P)/FAD-dependent oxidoreductase, translated to MICDAETGFPDHLSVAIVGAGPAGIGVARVLRDLAIPDVWVFERGQIGQSFRDWPKETRLLTPSFPGNVFGVTDLNAISFDSSPGWSLRSEHPSGAAYAQYLDQAADMFGVNVQCGIDVRAVEPVDNAFKLETSRGPVTADYVIWACGHFGAPTDAGLLGSELGRHYGTVESWDDIEEDEVFVIGGYESGIDAAIGLAQKGKNVIVLDRGAPWLDGDKDPSRSLSPYTQQRLDTFRRCLSITLLPDVEVIALEQEGSGAHILAADGRSWLSDGPPVLATGFVGGTQRVSQWFEYGEDGVPLLTAQDESTAMPGLFLVGPEVSHQGHLFCFIYKFRQRFAVVARAIAARMGADTSVLEMYYENNMFLDDLTCCDDDKCLC
- a CDS encoding arsenic resistance protein: MTLQDPAISNRNDDTPASFSTSVFLLGAISLGGFVGVMSPASSATLSRGIDITLLLMIFLLFFELRLSSLFSAVTNIRFLAMAWSANFLIIPIVGLCIASLFFSDHPVLFAGLMIYFLAPCTDWFLGFARLAKGDTELGATLIPVNIITQLLLFPFWLWLFANGAGLADLSPMSTSLLQWFLVPMIAAQGARCAAERLLPMQQRVAVMSWVSRGLNFVLAALIFQIFAMHIGDIAGQLDVAAMVAAAVLFFFIATFAVGEVLSRLGELKYPQRALLSMTMAARNGPLMLALTAIAVPDQPLILAVIVAAMLVEIPLLTALYQLLLKIRPER
- a CDS encoding GTP-binding protein, whose amino-acid sequence is MQEKRMPIDTTILNGFLGAGKTTLMQSLLVQARDLNNVTLGVIVNEMSTLDVDGSVLDTSEVISRRSPHFASIPGKVSAVKRGSASFARRSKKFSRMERSRTLSLKPLAVPTLGRCWKPSAHCLSCACTDFCLSWTPWFYDRTMISGGRSTRWPAKTWRLAKRGVANLLAEQVMFANRLLLSKADKVSRDVLQQVAEAVHPLNPRADVLAMQWGNVSLEKVLAMPLYDFERVKAFGKELTEWEAEHSAAPIAQPETYKIGNRVLRDPRPFHPQRLYNVYTQALGIGIYRSKGFFWLPTRDNLMLLWNQTGGSVGLEIVNYWRISALEDGSLNLSDWERDAMRAKLTEAHPDFGDRRCQLTVIGDELELDKFVEALQTCFCTDDEIAAWQAGEDFADPWPKSVATLRAK